A single genomic interval of Lathyrus oleraceus cultivar Zhongwan6 chromosome 7, CAAS_Psat_ZW6_1.0, whole genome shotgun sequence harbors:
- the LOC127106721 gene encoding LOB domain-containing protein 2, producing the protein MQESDNNSNNNVVTHQACSACKHQRKKCSDNCTLAPYFPSNKNKEFQAVHKVFGVSNITKMVKSCEETERKRVVDSLIWEALCRQKDPINGSLGAYKKVYNEYRKVFEELRIIKEQNQLLHMQSNQGLISTKPISDSNGMDYHLLHQNNGVGSSLYTSYYSHYLQDYDNLRTEVAIPIQQHSSQSLRQVMNSISEQWEHMEEGTRVGNHAV; encoded by the exons ATGCAAGAAAGTgacaacaacagcaacaacaacgtTGTTACACATCAAGCATGTTCAGCATGCAAACATCAAAGAAAAAAATGCAGTGATAACTGCACATTAGCACCGTATTTTCCatcaaacaaaaacaaagaaTTTCAAGCAGTTCACAAAGTTTTCGGAGTTAGCAACATAACAAAAATGGTAAAGAGTTGTGAAGAAACAGAAAGAAAAAGAGTAGTGGATTCATTGATTTGGGAAGCATTGTGTAGACAAAAAGATCCTATAAATGGTTCTCTTGGAGCATATAAAAAAGTTTACAATGAGTATAGAAAAGTATTTGAAGAACTTAGAATAATAAAAGAGCAAAATCAATTATTGCACATGCAAAGTAATCAAGGGTTAATATCAACCAAACCAATAAGTGATTCTAATGGAATGGATTATCATCTTCTTCATCAGAATAATGGTGTTGGTTCTTCATTATATACTTCTTATTATTCACATTATTTACAAGATTATGACAATTTGAGGACAGAAGTTGCTATTCCAATTCAGCAACACTCATCACAGAGTTTGAGGCAG GTGATGAATTCAATCAGTGAACAGTGGGAGCATATGGAAGAAGGCACTAGGGTTGGTAATCATGCAGTGTGA
- the LOC127105280 gene encoding glucosidase 2 subunit beta, which produces MDSYCFHSVASFLLLASTASSLSFSNPSLLGVHPLDVKYYTSEFIKCKDGSKSFSRDRLNDNFCDCHDGTDEPGTSACSAGKFYCRNLGSKPQFIVSSHVNDRFCDCCDGSDEYDGIVRCPNTCVMGGNTENMYGNYDSKVSNLDVFAEKETEDGVKSEESAHSLNGLKLAVILQVVLVAFLVILWSFRCHTRYRRRRSR; this is translated from the exons ATGGACTCGTATTGCTTCCACTCCGTCGCATCTTTTCTTCTCCTCGCTTCTACCGCATCTTCCCTTTCATTTTCAAACCCTTCTCTTCTCGGCGTTCATCCTCTAG ATGTGAAATATTATACCTCCGAGTTCATCAAATGCAAAGATGGATCAAAATCCTTCTCTAGAGACCGTCTTAATGACAATTTCTGTGATTGCCATGATGGCACTGATGAACCTG GAACTTCAGCTTGTTCAGCTGGAAAGTTTTATTGCAGAAACCTAGGAAGCAAGCCACAGTTTATAGTTTCTTCCCATGTTAATGATCGGTTTTGCG ATTGTTGTGACGGGAGTGATGAATATGATGGAATCGTTCGTTGTCCCAATACGTGTGTCATGGGTGGAAACACAGAGAACATGTATGGAAATTATGATTCAAAGGTAAGCAATCTGGATGTTTTTGCTGAAAAAGAAACAGAAGATGGAGTGAAGTCAGAGGAATCAGCTCATAGCCTTAATG GTTTGAAGCTGGCGGTTATTCTACAAGTGGTTCTAGTTGCTTTTCTGGTAATTCTATGGAGTTTCCGTTGCCACACCAGATATAGGAGGAGGCGTTCCCGCTGA